In Acaryochloris marina S15, a single genomic region encodes these proteins:
- a CDS encoding AbrB family transcriptional regulator codes for MATDTETTPLTGKALLQKVKELQHLSRREKAKRCGYYSITKNKQTRVNLGEFLNAVIEARGIDLNPDGSKDGRGREPTYRVSVHKNGQIVIGSTYTQAMGLKPGDEFSIKLGYKHIHLIQVDEDEDI; via the coding sequence ATGGCAACCGATACCGAAACGACGCCTTTGACTGGCAAAGCACTCTTGCAAAAAGTTAAAGAACTTCAGCACTTGTCTCGCCGTGAAAAGGCTAAACGATGCGGATATTATTCGATTACAAAGAATAAGCAAACCCGCGTTAATCTCGGCGAATTTCTCAATGCCGTTATTGAAGCAAGAGGGATTGATCTCAATCCTGATGGCTCCAAAGATGGGCGGGGACGGGAACCGACATATCGGGTCAGTGTGCATAAGAATGGCCAAATTGTAATTGGCTCTACCTATACTCAAGCAATGGGATTAAAACCAGGCGATGAGTTTTCAATTAAGTTGGGATATAAGCATATTCATCTTATTCAAGTCGATGAAGATGAAGACATATAA
- a CDS encoding cobalt-precorrin-8X methylmutase, with product MTLILHPILQQSFATIDREIGPHNFSDEQYAVLRRVIHSTADFEFRELLRFSPDVVAVAIAALASGTPIVTDVNMVSIGIQTVVQQTFQNPIVTAVDACQSPPLGQTRTETGMLQCLQAHPQAIYVIGNAPTALLALCQQLATASELPPLIIGVPVGFIGVIEAKSTLAQSGIPHIRTEGRKGGSPVAAAITNALLTLAWQQRNTL from the coding sequence ATGACGCTTATCCTTCATCCGATTTTGCAGCAGAGCTTTGCCACAATCGATCGGGAAATTGGCCCCCATAATTTTTCTGATGAGCAATATGCTGTCTTGCGCCGTGTCATTCACAGTACAGCGGATTTTGAGTTTCGAGAGCTGTTGCGGTTTAGCCCCGATGTGGTTGCAGTTGCCATCGCGGCATTAGCCTCCGGCACCCCCATTGTCACCGATGTGAATATGGTTTCCATTGGGATTCAAACGGTCGTTCAACAAACCTTTCAAAATCCGATTGTCACTGCAGTAGATGCCTGCCAATCTCCTCCTTTGGGACAAACTCGGACAGAAACTGGCATGCTGCAATGTCTGCAAGCTCATCCCCAGGCTATTTATGTGATTGGCAATGCGCCAACGGCCTTATTGGCCCTCTGCCAACAGCTTGCTACCGCATCGGAACTGCCACCTCTGATTATTGGTGTACCGGTGGGTTTTATTGGTGTGATTGAAGCCAAATCAACATTAGCTCAGTCTGGGATTCCTCATATTCGGACGGAAGGTCGAAAAGGGGGATCGCCTGTTGCCGCGGCAATTACGAATGCACTGTTAACCCTGGCATGGCAACAAAGGAATACCCTCTGA
- the dusA gene encoding tRNA dihydrouridine(20/20a) synthase DusA, protein MAFLSPSERHYPVSVAPMMDRTDRHFRYFMRQITQRTLLYTEMVTSAAILNGDRHHLLDFSPIEKPLVLQVGGDNPQDLAECARIATDWGYDEINLNVGCPSSRVQNGHFGACLMAQPEKVAACLEAMMQATHLPVSVKHRIGIDDCDRYKDMVHFVQTVTASGCQIFSVHARKAWLQGLSPKENRDIPPLRYEDVYRLKQELSHLWIEINGGFTQLVQVQNQLPKVDAVMIGRAAYDNPYLFATVDSDFYYEKIAAPSRLKVAQAMMNYLEEWKTKGLLKPHSITRHMLQLFSGQPGSRAWKRLLTEQGCRPDAGPEIIYQALDKVLTMPGLT, encoded by the coding sequence ATGGCCTTCTTATCCCCTTCTGAACGTCACTATCCCGTCAGTGTAGCGCCCATGATGGACCGCACCGATCGGCATTTTCGCTACTTTATGCGACAAATCACCCAACGGACCTTACTTTATACAGAGATGGTGACGAGTGCCGCGATTTTAAATGGCGATCGCCATCATTTACTCGATTTTTCTCCCATTGAAAAACCCTTGGTCTTGCAAGTGGGCGGAGATAACCCCCAAGATTTAGCTGAATGTGCACGTATTGCAACAGACTGGGGATATGACGAAATCAATTTAAACGTAGGCTGTCCAAGTAGCCGAGTCCAAAATGGCCATTTTGGAGCTTGTTTGATGGCCCAGCCCGAGAAGGTTGCAGCCTGCCTGGAAGCCATGATGCAGGCCACCCACCTACCCGTATCCGTAAAGCATCGAATTGGTATTGATGATTGCGATCGCTACAAAGATATGGTCCACTTTGTCCAGACTGTGACTGCATCAGGCTGTCAAATTTTCAGCGTTCATGCTCGCAAAGCTTGGCTACAAGGTTTAAGTCCCAAGGAAAACCGAGATATTCCACCTCTACGCTACGAAGATGTTTATCGATTAAAACAAGAACTTTCCCATCTCTGGATTGAAATCAACGGCGGGTTTACCCAGTTAGTTCAGGTGCAAAATCAATTACCCAAAGTAGACGCAGTCATGATTGGTCGAGCTGCCTATGATAATCCCTACCTCTTTGCTACGGTTGATAGCGACTTTTACTACGAAAAGATTGCTGCTCCTTCTAGGCTAAAAGTTGCACAAGCCATGATGAACTACCTAGAGGAATGGAAGACGAAAGGGTTATTGAAACCCCACTCCATTACCCGCCATATGCTGCAATTGTTTTCAGGTCAACCTGGTAGCCGAGCTTGGAAGCGGCTATTGACTGAGCAAGGGTGTCGTCCGGATGCAGGCCCAGAAATCATCTATCAGGCATTAGACAAAGTTTTGACTATGCCAGGATTGACCTAG
- a CDS encoding succinate dehydrogenase/fumarate reductase iron-sulfur subunit produces MQVLFKIIRQQRQGEVKVQTYQLDVDPSTTILDCLNLIKWQQDGSLAFRKNCRNTICGSCSMRINHRAALACQQNVKAELAHSHSVASEQNPADSDLENSDSIPVIEIAPMENMPVIKDLVVDMDQFWQNLEQVEPYVSSASRQVPEREFLQSPEDRSKLDQMGNCILCGACYSDCNALPANASFVGPHALAKAHRLLADTRDQATEQRLEQYNQDIQGVWGCTRCFNCNTVCPMGVAPLDQISKIKSQVLANPTLPDSRPLRHRRVLVDLVQEGGWIDERKFGLKVVGNNFKDLPGLFSLVPLAGQMLRRQKLPIKFDASTGTAEVRGLIDAVKKRQSKVAQSQNDSADHNESEQKFGK; encoded by the coding sequence ATGCAAGTTCTGTTCAAAATAATTCGTCAACAGCGACAAGGTGAAGTCAAAGTCCAGACCTATCAGTTAGACGTAGACCCGAGTACCACCATTCTGGACTGTTTGAATTTGATTAAATGGCAGCAGGATGGGTCTCTTGCTTTTCGAAAAAACTGTCGAAATACCATTTGTGGTAGCTGCAGTATGCGGATTAATCATCGAGCGGCATTGGCTTGTCAACAGAATGTGAAAGCAGAATTAGCCCATTCTCATTCAGTCGCAAGTGAACAGAACCCAGCGGACTCAGACCTTGAGAATTCAGATTCAATTCCTGTGATTGAAATTGCTCCCATGGAGAATATGCCAGTCATTAAAGACTTAGTCGTAGACATGGATCAGTTTTGGCAAAATCTGGAACAGGTTGAACCTTATGTGAGTTCTGCGAGTCGACAAGTGCCGGAACGGGAGTTTCTCCAGTCTCCAGAAGATCGCAGCAAACTCGATCAAATGGGTAATTGCATTTTATGTGGGGCCTGTTATTCCGACTGTAATGCGCTCCCAGCTAATGCTTCTTTTGTGGGTCCCCATGCTTTGGCGAAAGCCCATCGATTGTTAGCTGATACTCGTGATCAAGCGACGGAGCAGCGCCTGGAACAATATAATCAGGATATCCAAGGGGTCTGGGGCTGTACCCGTTGTTTCAATTGCAATACGGTTTGCCCTATGGGAGTTGCCCCCCTTGATCAGATTAGTAAAATCAAATCTCAGGTGCTGGCTAACCCGACGCTTCCTGATAGTCGTCCCCTTCGCCATCGGCGTGTCTTAGTGGATTTAGTCCAAGAAGGGGGCTGGATCGATGAGCGGAAATTTGGGCTAAAAGTGGTGGGCAATAACTTTAAGGATCTTCCAGGTCTTTTCAGCCTTGTACCTTTAGCTGGACAGATGCTCCGGCGTCAAAAACTGCCGATTAAGTTTGATGCTTCAACTGGGACGGCTGAAGTGAGAGGGCTGATTGATGCGGTTAAGAAGCGGCAATCTAAGGTAGCTCAGTCTCAGAATGATTCAGCCGATCACAATGAGTCGGAACAGAAGTTTGGAAAATAA
- a CDS encoding glycine betaine ABC transporter substrate-binding protein, whose product MAKFSQTPWGRFVSLVAIAFLTGFTIVACQVGSGDQATDNVIRVGSKDFTEQFILGELYAQLLEDQDLAVERKFNLGGAPIAQAGLIKGDIDLYPEYTGTALLTILKEPSNTNPKQVFDTVAKAYEKDFNLVWLNPAPMNNTQALVVTAATAKKYQLETISDFAKQAKKLRMIGPPEFEARADGLPGLQATYGAFKLKDYIATDPGLRYQTLQSGQADIAVGFGTDGEIDALGLVVLKDDRDLFPPYQVAPVVRQPVLKAYAKVKGTLNALAPKLTDETMRRLNYEVSGNRQEPRAVAQQFLQETGLISPA is encoded by the coding sequence TTGGCTAAATTTTCTCAGACACCTTGGGGACGGTTCGTATCCTTAGTTGCGATCGCATTCCTCACTGGCTTCACTATCGTGGCTTGCCAAGTCGGCAGTGGCGACCAAGCCACCGATAATGTCATTCGGGTGGGGTCTAAAGACTTTACAGAGCAGTTCATTTTAGGTGAACTCTATGCCCAACTGCTGGAGGACCAGGACTTAGCGGTAGAGCGAAAATTCAACTTAGGAGGTGCCCCCATTGCCCAAGCAGGATTGATCAAGGGCGATATTGACCTCTATCCGGAGTATACGGGCACAGCCTTATTGACCATCTTAAAAGAACCCAGTAACACCAACCCCAAACAGGTTTTTGATACAGTTGCTAAAGCCTATGAAAAAGACTTCAACTTAGTGTGGCTCAATCCGGCTCCGATGAACAACACTCAGGCTTTGGTGGTGACCGCCGCAACCGCAAAAAAGTATCAACTAGAAACCATTTCTGACTTTGCCAAGCAAGCGAAGAAGCTGCGAATGATTGGCCCACCGGAATTTGAAGCTCGGGCAGACGGACTACCAGGACTCCAAGCCACTTACGGAGCCTTCAAACTCAAAGACTATATCGCCACAGATCCAGGCTTACGCTATCAGACATTGCAGTCTGGTCAGGCAGACATTGCCGTTGGTTTTGGCACCGATGGAGAGATTGACGCCCTAGGCTTAGTGGTTTTAAAGGATGATCGGGATTTGTTTCCCCCTTATCAAGTGGCACCTGTCGTCCGGCAACCGGTCTTAAAAGCCTATGCTAAAGTCAAAGGTACCCTCAACGCCCTCGCCCCCAAGTTAACGGACGAAACCATGCGCCGTCTAAACTATGAGGTCAGTGGCAACCGCCAAGAGCCCCGAGCAGTGGCCCAACAGTTCCTCCAAGAAACAGGACTCATCTCTCCTGCCTAA
- a CDS encoding DUF4335 domain-containing protein — protein MPSISRQYHPQSCSLEITAQTSPLSRWAKRPILKSVNFLLSFRGLSGQNHEPLEVRGNHEQLQLLSETVTHYVQNRLGQSLATSPAHITGPEPEAETQSNTASQLSLYPRSLVTHDLVLGPLATNANHQTISLKASQLFDLVSALDDCTAELEVLPASAPSQRPAIPVWASSAAVIVLMLGVSTATLQLTQQQPESKRDWVTASDKPDDNSPTKSADKAEGIAAIPKDSTTETSQPPPIVPSPPSSIPLPETSPSTGVDPSNLESPAQRPQPSPSIIASAPRPRPFSPPTPAKPKALNPPPISTQKKQLPNQSPPPQQEVLGDQKTNKRLQESVAVSPADSKSVRPQAKLSVPPPASAPAPAAEPEPASTADTIAAGSDLHQADNLNGNRRAPDRALNRLGRQAPTNAEAAYIPPTSVPAQNIRQYFKQRWQVPSGLTQPLRYQLTLNTNGSLKQVTPLDNIATQYLDKVPLPRVNQPFIAPLKPSQSLQVELILKPDGTMQILEGMANNKAP, from the coding sequence ATGCCTTCTATCTCTCGGCAATATCACCCTCAAAGTTGCAGCTTAGAAATTACGGCTCAAACCTCACCCCTGTCTCGGTGGGCAAAACGGCCGATCTTGAAATCTGTCAATTTCTTGCTGAGTTTTCGAGGGCTCTCTGGACAAAATCATGAGCCCTTAGAAGTTAGGGGCAACCATGAACAGCTACAACTCCTCTCGGAAACCGTGACTCATTATGTCCAGAATAGGCTTGGACAGTCCTTAGCCACATCTCCTGCCCATATTACTGGACCAGAGCCAGAGGCTGAGACTCAATCCAACACTGCCTCGCAACTCTCTTTATATCCTCGCAGCTTGGTCACCCACGATCTGGTTCTAGGACCACTTGCAACCAATGCGAACCATCAAACGATTTCCCTGAAAGCCTCACAACTGTTTGATTTAGTCTCTGCCTTAGATGACTGTACAGCCGAATTAGAAGTCCTCCCTGCCTCAGCACCTAGTCAACGACCTGCCATACCCGTATGGGCAAGCAGTGCAGCCGTTATCGTTTTAATGTTGGGAGTCTCTACTGCGACTTTACAACTGACCCAGCAGCAGCCCGAATCCAAACGAGATTGGGTGACTGCATCAGACAAACCAGACGACAATAGCCCCACAAAATCTGCGGATAAAGCTGAGGGGATTGCCGCTATTCCCAAGGACAGCACGACGGAAACATCCCAACCCCCACCTATTGTTCCGTCACCACCGTCTAGCATTCCTTTACCGGAGACCTCCCCTTCTACAGGTGTAGACCCAAGTAACCTTGAAAGTCCAGCACAACGACCACAACCTTCGCCTTCTATCATCGCCAGTGCACCTCGACCAAGGCCCTTTTCTCCACCTACCCCTGCAAAACCCAAAGCACTCAATCCACCACCCATATCTACCCAAAAAAAGCAGTTACCTAATCAGTCTCCACCGCCCCAGCAAGAAGTCTTAGGTGATCAAAAGACGAATAAACGGTTACAAGAATCAGTAGCGGTCTCCCCAGCCGATTCAAAATCTGTGCGGCCTCAGGCCAAGCTCTCTGTTCCTCCTCCTGCTTCAGCACCAGCCCCTGCAGCCGAACCAGAACCCGCAAGCACCGCTGATACAATCGCTGCAGGATCAGATTTACATCAAGCTGACAATCTCAATGGCAACCGTCGAGCACCGGATCGTGCCCTCAATCGCTTAGGTCGGCAAGCTCCCACAAATGCTGAAGCTGCATACATTCCCCCTACATCGGTTCCTGCCCAAAATATTCGCCAATATTTCAAGCAGCGTTGGCAAGTTCCCTCAGGCTTAACGCAGCCCTTGCGATATCAGCTCACCTTGAATACCAATGGCTCTCTCAAACAAGTGACCCCCTTAGACAACATCGCCACTCAATATTTAGACAAAGTTCCTTTACCTAGGGTGAACCAGCCATTTATTGCTCCCCTAAAGCCGTCCCAATCACTCCAAGTTGAGCTGATCCTCAAGCCCGATGGCACGATGCAAATATTGGAGGGTATGGCTAACAACAAAGCCCCCTAA
- a CDS encoding DUF4168 domain-containing protein: MFKPLINTRLGWVLLLASCSWLSGLAPGLSGNLSTFTWSSNAAAQSQPKYEKLLGKYAEAILQMEPLRLQSYQQVQQLMGGALPKNICKQSDLVAPVNNICDRFFNESAEIIRSHGLSLTDFNAITEEVRKNKSLKNQLDDELIRRKEN; this comes from the coding sequence ATGTTCAAACCTCTTATCAACACCCGTTTGGGGTGGGTGTTGCTTTTAGCATCTTGCAGTTGGTTGAGTGGTTTGGCACCCGGTCTCTCAGGGAATCTATCGACCTTCACATGGTCATCTAATGCGGCTGCCCAAAGTCAGCCCAAATACGAGAAGCTATTAGGGAAATATGCAGAGGCTATTTTACAAATGGAACCTCTGCGGTTGCAATCTTACCAACAAGTGCAACAACTCATGGGCGGGGCTCTGCCCAAAAACATTTGTAAGCAATCTGATTTAGTGGCACCGGTCAACAATATTTGCGATCGCTTTTTCAACGAATCTGCAGAAATTATCCGTAGCCATGGTCTATCTTTGACAGACTTCAATGCCATTACAGAAGAAGTCCGTAAGAATAAGTCCCTCAAAAATCAACTGGATGACGAGCTCATCCGCCGCAAAGAAAATTAA
- a CDS encoding DUF3038 domain-containing protein translates to MDISLHNPASDQGKLVSFPLTETAQPDRSQLDNIKAQLDLVLLALEALVGIGSEAVLQAAADLNLQDVVSDRVSLWRLRQSNPLRRGTGGRKKLDIEEARSLVMISCHLAHQHQSLIREAVELLESVAETEQPFHQVALLGDYLDNFTNTYQDRMTEDTLSIDALTDLGLKLLIDLLFYSNNQGPRRLWMALLDRANHIEG, encoded by the coding sequence ATGGACATTTCTCTTCACAACCCAGCATCAGATCAGGGCAAGCTTGTCTCTTTCCCCCTCACAGAAACTGCCCAACCCGATCGGTCGCAACTTGACAATATTAAAGCCCAGTTGGATCTGGTACTGCTAGCCCTAGAAGCATTAGTGGGTATTGGTTCTGAAGCTGTTCTTCAAGCTGCTGCCGATCTCAATCTCCAGGATGTCGTCAGCGATCGCGTATCCCTGTGGCGCCTGAGACAATCGAATCCGCTTCGCCGAGGCACGGGCGGACGCAAAAAACTGGATATAGAAGAAGCCCGGTCCCTCGTAATGATCAGCTGCCACCTCGCCCACCAACATCAAAGCCTAATTCGAGAAGCCGTGGAATTACTAGAGTCTGTTGCAGAAACGGAGCAACCCTTTCATCAAGTCGCTTTATTGGGAGATTACTTAGATAACTTCACCAACACCTATCAAGACCGGATGACGGAAGATACCTTATCCATCGATGCCCTAACAGATCTAGGCTTAAAGTTACTAATAGATTTGTTATTCTATAGCAACAACCAAGGTCCACGACGGTTGTGGATGGCCCTGCTCGATCGGGCAAATCATATAGAAGGATAA
- the holA gene encoding DNA polymerase III subunit delta: MPVYLFWGEDTYRLSKAVQDLHQAVLDPDWQSFNLDKIDVSSGSDSTASVMQGLNQAMTPPFGLGQRLVWLTNPLVGATADLLPEFERTLPALPSTSHLLLTQTTKPDGRSKLTKLLQKQAQVTEFALIPPWKTAQILQMVKRAVHDLDVPLTQAAGEQLAEAVGNDTRRLYGELEKLKLYSLSSSAQNKRIGLEIVQHLVSSTTQNSLQLAETIRQGQTDQALGLVAELLNLNEPGLKIVATLTRQFRTWLWVKLMVVSGEQDERIIARSAEVGNPKRIYFLKQAVQTVTCQQLRHSLSYLLDLEVALKQGEETRSTLITTVVKMSQICQSTPVVPEDRQGQRNRNL; encoded by the coding sequence ATGCCAGTTTATTTATTTTGGGGAGAAGATACTTATCGCTTGTCCAAAGCGGTTCAAGACCTGCATCAAGCGGTCTTAGATCCCGATTGGCAAAGTTTCAACCTGGATAAAATAGATGTTTCTTCTGGATCCGATAGCACCGCATCCGTGATGCAAGGCCTGAATCAAGCGATGACGCCTCCATTTGGTTTAGGACAACGTCTCGTCTGGTTAACCAACCCTTTGGTGGGGGCAACAGCCGATCTACTCCCCGAATTTGAACGCACCCTCCCCGCTCTTCCTTCCACCTCCCACTTGTTATTGACTCAAACCACTAAACCCGACGGTCGCAGCAAGTTGACGAAATTATTACAAAAACAGGCTCAAGTCACTGAGTTTGCCCTGATTCCTCCTTGGAAAACGGCTCAGATTTTGCAAATGGTCAAACGGGCAGTCCATGATTTGGATGTGCCGTTAACCCAAGCTGCTGGAGAACAACTCGCCGAGGCAGTAGGCAATGATACCCGTCGTCTCTACGGAGAGCTAGAGAAATTAAAGCTGTATTCATTATCCTCGTCTGCCCAAAATAAACGGATCGGTTTAGAGATCGTTCAGCATTTGGTCTCTTCCACCACTCAGAACAGTTTGCAGTTAGCTGAAACCATTCGCCAAGGACAAACAGATCAGGCATTGGGATTAGTGGCTGAGCTCCTAAATCTGAATGAACCAGGTTTGAAAATTGTAGCAACCCTGACACGGCAATTTCGGACTTGGTTATGGGTCAAACTGATGGTGGTCTCAGGAGAGCAGGATGAACGGATCATTGCTCGATCCGCTGAAGTCGGTAATCCCAAACGAATCTATTTTCTCAAGCAAGCCGTCCAAACCGTGACATGTCAGCAACTTCGTCACTCTCTATCCTATCTCCTAGATTTGGAAGTTGCCCTAAAGCAAGGTGAAGAAACCCGCTCAACTTTAATCACAACCGTCGTGAAAATGAGTCAAATTTGCCAATCGACTCCAGTTGTGCCTGAAGACCGTCAGGGTCAGAGGAATCGGAACCTTTGA
- the cbiE gene encoding precorrin-6y C5,15-methyltransferase (decarboxylating) subunit CbiE, whose protein sequence is MTPIHVIGIGLAGGQGLQPHLHTLIDQATVLVGSERHLHYFPLHPGKRIALTNFAQGLEAIQQHLDQALNPLVVVLTSGDPLFFGFGRLLLQTFAADLLCFHPYLSSVQIAFNRLKVPWQDAEVISVHGRSLAPLVTAWQKGVNKIAVLTDHNNTPAAIAKLFLGLNLPIYYEFWVCENLEGADECIQKFEPQNLINLQFSALNVVVLLRHNREKQDISDLASLPILGLPDQAFYSFVDRPGLMTKREIRVLTLAELQLQEHQIIWDIGSGTGSVAIEAARMVPRSQVYAVEKTALGTQLIHQNCQYFQVNNVHIVLGEAPAVLNNLPDPHRIFIGGSGGHLQEILNYCQTRLDPSGVIVLSLATLENFYTASKWFDTSHWVVEHLQIQLSRSVPIASMTRLTPLNPVMLIRASRNPN, encoded by the coding sequence ATGACTCCCATTCACGTTATTGGGATTGGGCTGGCTGGTGGACAAGGGTTGCAACCCCATCTGCATACTTTGATTGATCAAGCCACTGTTCTAGTCGGCAGTGAACGACATCTCCACTACTTTCCGTTGCACCCCGGGAAACGCATTGCTCTTACTAACTTTGCTCAAGGGTTGGAGGCCATTCAACAGCATTTAGATCAGGCTCTAAACCCACTTGTGGTGGTGCTAACGTCTGGAGATCCGCTCTTTTTTGGGTTTGGCCGTCTGTTGCTGCAAACCTTTGCGGCTGATTTATTGTGTTTTCATCCTTATCTCAGCTCTGTCCAAATTGCCTTTAACCGTCTCAAGGTGCCGTGGCAAGATGCTGAAGTGATTAGTGTGCATGGGCGTTCCCTGGCTCCGCTGGTCACAGCCTGGCAAAAGGGAGTGAATAAAATTGCGGTGTTGACGGATCATAATAATACGCCTGCTGCGATCGCAAAATTATTCCTGGGTTTAAACCTACCTATCTACTATGAATTTTGGGTGTGTGAAAATCTAGAAGGTGCAGACGAATGCATTCAAAAATTTGAACCCCAGAACCTGATCAATCTACAATTCTCAGCCCTAAATGTGGTCGTTTTACTACGCCATAACCGAGAAAAGCAGGATATATCTGATCTAGCCTCTTTACCCATCCTTGGACTTCCTGATCAGGCTTTTTATAGCTTTGTAGATCGACCTGGGTTAATGACCAAGCGAGAAATTCGAGTTCTGACATTGGCGGAATTACAGCTGCAAGAACATCAAATAATTTGGGATATTGGATCGGGCACAGGCTCAGTTGCGATAGAAGCCGCTCGAATGGTTCCAAGATCCCAAGTTTATGCCGTTGAAAAAACAGCTTTAGGAACCCAGCTTATCCACCAAAATTGCCAATATTTTCAGGTGAACAATGTTCATATCGTTTTGGGTGAAGCACCCGCTGTATTAAATAATTTGCCTGACCCTCACCGAATATTTATTGGAGGAAGTGGAGGGCATCTTCAGGAGATCTTGAATTACTGCCAAACGAGACTTGACCCATCAGGTGTGATCGTTTTGAGTTTGGCGACCTTAGAAAATTTTTATACTGCTAGCAAGTGGTTTGATACGTCTCATTGGGTAGTAGAACATCTGCAAATTCAGCTATCACGTTCTGTCCCTATTGCATCAATGACTCGATTAACCCCATTAAACCCAGTCATGTTGATCAGAGCCAGCAGAAACCCTAACTAG
- a CDS encoding 2-phosphosulfolactate phosphatase family protein, which yields MKLFVYHTPEEIPNNRLPGCAVVIDVLRASSTIAAAINAGASAVQVFSDIEPLLEASETVEEDKRIRAGERGGRKVKSCEFGNSPLAFTPENTEGRRLFLSTTNGTRCSESVRNASKVLMASLTNRQAVVNYLATKRPGTVWLVASGWEGSYSLEDTVCAGAIIDGILAVGKTPLSKLAGNDEAIAAVSLFRQWKDQLPELLASASHGQRLLKMRGKADVAYCSQLDVLDTLPIQKGLGIFVQRKAGVIEKTCEFLGRLVGRKPVNVPAVANPEIEAPAPEAKEEEQKPSKSKNAASKVDEKDGKPKADVKSKGKDKPASKVETKPKSKGPAAKSLTDGAPKVAAKPKAKAEVKSKTETKPKAEAKPKAKTEEKPKAETKPTPMAAAPKAKIEAKDTTAPAPKVASSSVSTAPKVATKDESEKSTSVAKVEPKSSADKPQEQSSSAPQADAPAAKSEPKVEKAAPKAAEKVSDAGKPKVDTKEIAEKGEALLKDVKGLWGKMTKTKPGYERVPNKKEK from the coding sequence GTGAAATTATTCGTTTACCATACCCCCGAAGAGATTCCCAATAATCGTCTACCCGGCTGTGCCGTTGTTATCGACGTATTGAGAGCCAGCAGCACCATCGCTGCAGCAATTAATGCCGGAGCATCCGCCGTCCAAGTTTTTAGTGATATTGAACCATTATTAGAAGCCAGCGAAACAGTAGAGGAAGACAAGCGAATTCGGGCAGGTGAACGAGGCGGTCGAAAAGTCAAATCCTGTGAATTTGGGAACTCCCCCTTAGCCTTTACCCCTGAGAATACCGAAGGCCGTCGATTATTTTTAAGTACAACAAATGGGACCCGCTGTTCCGAAAGCGTGCGGAACGCCTCCAAAGTCCTGATGGCCTCCTTGACCAACCGCCAGGCCGTCGTTAACTATCTCGCCACCAAGCGTCCCGGGACTGTTTGGCTAGTAGCTTCCGGTTGGGAAGGCAGTTATTCTCTCGAAGATACCGTATGTGCCGGTGCGATTATTGACGGCATCTTAGCCGTAGGCAAAACCCCCCTCAGTAAACTAGCGGGGAATGACGAAGCCATTGCCGCCGTCTCCTTATTTCGGCAGTGGAAAGACCAGCTACCCGAATTATTAGCCAGTGCCAGTCATGGTCAGCGTCTATTAAAGATGCGAGGTAAAGCCGATGTCGCTTATTGCTCCCAGTTAGACGTATTGGATACCTTACCGATTCAAAAAGGCCTGGGCATATTTGTTCAGCGTAAAGCAGGTGTTATTGAAAAGACCTGTGAATTCTTAGGTCGCTTAGTGGGTCGTAAGCCCGTCAACGTGCCAGCAGTCGCCAATCCAGAAATAGAAGCTCCAGCGCCTGAGGCCAAAGAAGAAGAGCAGAAGCCATCTAAATCGAAGAACGCAGCTTCCAAAGTAGACGAGAAAGACGGGAAGCCCAAAGCAGACGTCAAATCCAAGGGCAAAGATAAGCCAGCCTCTAAAGTCGAGACGAAGCCCAAATCGAAGGGGCCTGCAGCGAAATCTCTAACAGATGGGGCACCCAAGGTAGCTGCAAAACCTAAGGCGAAAGCGGAAGTGAAGTCTAAGACAGAGACTAAGCCTAAGGCAGAAGCTAAGCCTAAGGCCAAGACAGAAGAGAAGCCCAAAGCAGAGACTAAACCTACACCCATGGCAGCCGCTCCTAAGGCCAAGATAGAGGCTAAAGATACTACTGCTCCCGCTCCTAAAGTTGCGTCCTCATCAGTATCAACGGCACCGAAAGTAGCTACGAAGGATGAGAGCGAGAAGTCGACTTCTGTGGCTAAGGTAGAGCCGAAGAGCAGTGCGGATAAGCCGCAGGAGCAGTCTTCATCTGCACCCCAAGCTGATGCACCAGCAGCAAAGTCTGAGCCGAAGGTAGAGAAGGCAGCACCTAAAGCAGCAGAGAAAGTGTCAGATGCAGGTAAACCCAAGGTTGATACCAAAGAAATAGCAGAGAAGGGGGAAGCACTGCTTAAGGATGTGAAGGGGCTATGGGGCAAAATGACGAAGACTAAGCCTGGGTATGAGCGTGTCCCCAACAAAAAAGAAAAGTAA